The Microbacterium limosum genome contains a region encoding:
- a CDS encoding 4-hydroxybenzoate 3-monooxygenase, translating to MTNTLRTRVAIVGAGPAGLLLSHLLAASGIESVVIDSRTRDEIESTIRAGILEHGTVRVLDESGASDRVLTSGHRHDGIELRFEGEGHRIDFPSLTGRSVWLYPQHEVLKDLIAARLAGGQDLRFGVTAERIEDAETARPRVVASDADGTSLEIEADFVVGADGSRSIARAAVTGSSTGGYFREYPFAWFGILCEAPPSSEELIYSNSPNGFALISQRSATVQRMYFQCDPGADPHAPSEAELWDALQSRVPGTTLKEGRIFQRDVLRFRSFVAHELRRGRVALIGDAAHTVPPTGAKGMNLAIADVLLLEKALRALLEDGDERAIDAFPEKALRRIWKAQHFSWWMTSMLHVAPDASDFDRRRQVGELRSVVESEAGRTYLAEAYTGWPFED from the coding sequence ATGACGAATACCCTCCGCACCCGCGTCGCGATCGTCGGAGCGGGCCCCGCCGGCCTGCTCCTCTCGCACCTGCTCGCCGCCTCCGGCATCGAGTCCGTCGTGATCGACTCGCGCACCCGCGACGAGATCGAATCAACGATCCGCGCCGGGATCCTCGAGCACGGCACCGTGCGCGTGCTCGACGAGAGCGGGGCATCCGATCGCGTCCTCACCAGCGGTCACCGTCACGACGGCATAGAGCTGCGCTTCGAAGGCGAGGGGCACCGCATCGACTTCCCCTCCCTGACGGGCCGGAGCGTCTGGCTGTACCCCCAGCACGAGGTGCTCAAGGACCTGATCGCCGCGCGCCTGGCCGGCGGGCAGGACCTGCGCTTCGGCGTCACGGCCGAACGCATCGAGGATGCCGAGACCGCGCGCCCCCGCGTCGTCGCCTCCGATGCCGACGGTACGTCCCTCGAGATCGAGGCGGACTTCGTGGTCGGAGCCGACGGATCGCGCAGCATCGCGCGCGCCGCCGTGACCGGCTCGTCCACCGGCGGATACTTCCGCGAGTACCCGTTCGCGTGGTTCGGGATCCTGTGCGAGGCGCCGCCCAGCTCCGAGGAGCTGATCTACTCCAACTCGCCCAACGGATTCGCGCTCATCAGCCAGCGCAGCGCGACGGTGCAGCGCATGTACTTCCAGTGCGATCCCGGCGCGGATCCGCACGCGCCGTCCGAAGCCGAGCTCTGGGACGCCCTGCAGTCGCGCGTGCCGGGGACCACGCTCAAGGAGGGACGGATCTTCCAGAGGGACGTCCTCCGGTTCCGCAGCTTCGTCGCCCACGAGCTCCGCCGGGGCCGGGTCGCCCTCATCGGAGACGCCGCCCACACCGTCCCGCCCACGGGCGCGAAGGGGATGAACCTCGCGATCGCCGACGTCCTGCTCCTGGAGAAGGCGCTGCGGGCGCTGCTCGAGGACGGCGACGAGCGCGCGATCGACGCCTTCCCCGAGAAGGCCCTGCGCCGCATCTGGAAGGCGCAGCACTTCTCCTGGTGGATGACGAGCATGCTCCACGTCGCACCGGATGCCTCCGACTTCGATCGGCGGCGACAGGTCGGCGAGCTGCGAAGCGTCGTCGAGTCCGAGGCGGGCCGCACGTACCTCGCCGAGGCGTACACGGGCTGGCCGTTCGAGGACTGA
- a CDS encoding MFS transporter, which produces MTTQRRTSTDIILLVVAVCLVAANMRPTITAVGPLLEQIGTDTGLTVATLGLLAAVPLTAWALVSPFALRLSRRFGMSRVVLASLALLLVGTLVRSLPGPVASLWIGTALIGVALAIANVLMPAVVKRDFPARVPVMMGLYTALLGGVGAIASGVAVPLSALGDESTGWRIALLVSGAALLPFAMAAWALATRGHHAAHLAAPGDGLSRRGIWTDPVAWLVAAYMGLQAATFYMMLTWLASISMSIGRSELVAGFDVMTYQLLTIAGPFVVPVLLRGRARRFVPAMLPVLGVVGVLGLLIAPAGIAFWVLPVGLASGASLSMSLTLMAERARDHDSSAALSGMAQSVGYIVAAVGPVVFGWVHTVTGSWSWSLALLALTLVAQSATGIFAGRERYVFDARPLRT; this is translated from the coding sequence GTGACCACTCAACGGCGGACGTCCACCGACATCATCCTGCTGGTCGTCGCCGTCTGCCTCGTCGCCGCGAACATGCGACCGACGATCACCGCGGTCGGGCCGCTGCTGGAGCAGATCGGCACCGACACCGGCCTGACCGTCGCGACGCTGGGCCTGCTGGCCGCCGTACCGCTCACGGCGTGGGCGCTCGTCTCGCCGTTCGCGCTCCGTCTCTCCCGGCGCTTCGGGATGTCCCGGGTCGTCCTCGCCTCCCTCGCGCTCCTGCTCGTCGGCACGCTCGTCCGCTCCCTGCCCGGCCCGGTCGCGAGCCTGTGGATCGGCACCGCACTGATCGGCGTCGCGCTCGCGATCGCGAACGTGCTCATGCCCGCCGTCGTCAAACGCGACTTCCCCGCACGCGTTCCGGTCATGATGGGCCTCTACACGGCGCTCCTGGGGGGCGTCGGCGCGATCGCCTCCGGGGTGGCGGTGCCGTTGTCCGCGCTCGGCGACGAGTCGACGGGGTGGCGGATCGCCCTGCTCGTCAGCGGCGCGGCCCTGCTGCCGTTCGCCATGGCGGCGTGGGCACTGGCCACCCGCGGTCATCACGCCGCGCATCTCGCCGCGCCCGGCGACGGCCTGTCGCGCCGGGGCATCTGGACCGATCCCGTGGCCTGGCTCGTGGCCGCCTACATGGGGCTCCAGGCGGCCACCTTCTACATGATGCTCACCTGGCTCGCGAGCATCTCGATGTCGATCGGCCGCAGCGAGCTCGTCGCCGGCTTCGACGTCATGACCTACCAGCTGCTCACGATCGCCGGCCCGTTCGTGGTCCCCGTGCTGCTTCGCGGGCGCGCCCGGCGCTTCGTGCCGGCGATGCTCCCGGTGCTCGGCGTCGTCGGCGTGCTCGGGCTCCTGATCGCCCCGGCCGGCATCGCGTTCTGGGTGCTGCCGGTGGGGCTGGCCTCGGGCGCCTCGCTGAGCATGTCGCTCACGCTGATGGCGGAGCGCGCACGCGACCACGACTCGTCCGCCGCCCTGTCGGGCATGGCGCAGTCGGTGGGCTACATCGTCGCCGCCGTCGGCCCGGTCGTCTTCGGCTGGGTGCACACCGTCACGGGGTCGTGGTCCTGGTCGCTGGCCCTGCTCGCACTGACGCTCGTCGCCCAGTCGGCGACGGGGATCTTCGCCGGACGCGAGCGCTACGTCTTCGATGCGCGGCCGCTCCGCACCTGA
- a CDS encoding glucose-6-phosphate dehydrogenase: protein MKITATSDWRDALSYDVPVLVADVVPGDPTRCALCGLDAVPLERTALWAVKHRNPKNHAGIVRFYCLAHRPEPPRQVEPPAAPARAARASRAAGARARTTPRAPVAEKAAPVCPTCFVEVPATGVCGMCGERIA from the coding sequence GTGAAGATCACCGCGACATCCGACTGGCGCGATGCGCTGTCGTACGACGTGCCCGTCCTCGTCGCCGACGTGGTGCCGGGAGACCCCACCCGCTGCGCGCTCTGCGGACTCGACGCGGTCCCGCTCGAGCGCACGGCGCTCTGGGCCGTCAAGCACCGCAACCCCAAGAACCACGCCGGCATCGTGCGGTTCTACTGTCTGGCGCATCGACCGGAGCCCCCGCGCCAGGTCGAACCGCCCGCCGCGCCGGCGCGCGCGGCCCGAGCTTCGCGCGCCGCGGGGGCGCGGGCGCGCACGACCCCCCGCGCCCCCGTTGCCGAGAAGGCGGCGCCCGTCTGCCCCACGTGCTTCGTGGAGGTGCCCGCGACGGGCGTCTGCGGCATGTGCGGCGAACGCATCGCCTGA
- a CDS encoding MarR family winged helix-turn-helix transcriptional regulator: MTETGSARDLRDDLSFLLARANALSLASGNAALAAHGLKVRSYSVLALAVGGGRPSQREIAEYLRLDPSQVVALVDELQRRGAISRESDPNDRRANVVVATDAGRALFADAEKSAREAEREIHAELDDAERDVLVRLLGRLAFPGSGEPRAG; the protein is encoded by the coding sequence ATGACGGAAACCGGGAGCGCGCGCGACCTGCGCGACGATCTGAGCTTCCTGCTCGCCCGCGCGAACGCCCTCTCGCTCGCGAGCGGCAACGCCGCGCTCGCGGCGCACGGACTGAAGGTGCGCTCCTACTCCGTGCTGGCCCTCGCCGTGGGCGGCGGTCGTCCCTCGCAGCGAGAGATCGCCGAGTATCTGCGGCTGGATCCGAGCCAGGTCGTCGCGCTCGTGGACGAGCTCCAGCGGCGCGGAGCGATCTCGCGGGAGTCCGACCCGAACGACCGGCGGGCCAATGTCGTCGTCGCGACCGACGCGGGGCGTGCGCTGTTCGCCGACGCGGAGAAATCGGCGCGTGAGGCGGAGCGGGAGATCCACGCCGAGCTGGACGACGCGGAACGCGACGTACTCGTCCGCCTGCTGGGACGGCTCGCCTTCCCCGGCTCGGGGGAGCCCCGCGCGGGCTAG
- a CDS encoding SDR family NAD(P)-dependent oxidoreductase, whose translation MSLEGKVAIVTGSGRGLGLAYAQELAHQGAAVVINDMDETAAASAVASITDAGGRATAVVAPVGPTETADALVKAAVDTFGGLDILVTNAGVLRDRTLWKMTDDDFDTVIGVHLRGTFTCVRAAATYMRENGVAGRIICIGSPTGQRGNFGQTNYAAAKAGIVGMVRTWALELKKAGITANAVIPVAATAMTATIPYFAAAMEADSRGEAMPAFFRHDLGFGTSRDAAGIVAYLASDAAAGVTGQAIGVGGDRLQVWSHPEPVVTAYHDGGWDVPALEAEFPAVTEGSLQSVGESFPPLPEDLQRPAPGR comes from the coding sequence ATGTCACTCGAGGGCAAAGTCGCTATCGTCACGGGGTCCGGCCGCGGGCTCGGGCTGGCCTACGCGCAGGAACTGGCGCACCAGGGCGCCGCCGTCGTCATCAACGACATGGACGAGACCGCCGCGGCATCCGCCGTGGCATCCATCACCGACGCCGGAGGCAGGGCCACCGCGGTCGTCGCCCCCGTGGGGCCGACCGAGACGGCCGACGCCCTCGTGAAGGCCGCCGTCGACACCTTTGGGGGCCTCGACATCCTCGTCACGAACGCCGGCGTCCTTCGCGACAGGACGCTCTGGAAGATGACGGACGACGACTTCGACACCGTGATCGGCGTGCATCTGCGCGGCACCTTCACCTGCGTGCGCGCGGCGGCTACGTACATGCGCGAGAACGGGGTCGCCGGGCGGATCATCTGCATCGGGTCCCCCACGGGGCAGCGCGGCAACTTCGGCCAGACCAACTACGCCGCCGCGAAGGCCGGCATCGTCGGCATGGTGCGCACGTGGGCACTGGAGCTGAAGAAGGCCGGCATCACCGCGAACGCGGTGATCCCCGTCGCCGCCACGGCGATGACCGCGACGATCCCCTACTTCGCGGCCGCGATGGAGGCCGACTCCCGCGGCGAGGCGATGCCGGCGTTCTTCCGCCACGACCTCGGGTTCGGCACCTCTCGGGATGCCGCGGGCATCGTCGCCTACCTCGCCTCCGACGCCGCTGCGGGCGTGACGGGGCAGGCGATCGGCGTGGGCGGCGACCGCCTGCAGGTCTGGTCCCACCCGGAGCCGGTCGTGACCGCGTACCACGACGGCGGCTGGGACGTCCCCGCCCTCGAGGCGGAGTTCCCGGCGGTGACCGAGGGATCCCTCCAGAGCGTGGGCGAGTCGTTCCCGCCGCTGCCCGAGGACCTGCAGCGCCCCGCGCCCGGTCGGTGA
- a CDS encoding amidohydrolase family protein, translating into MTRYEPAIDLDAIEAIDVHVHIEVDAHGHSSLPPDLVEAASKYFSAGIDRPDLDAVADYYRARRMAAVVFTVDAQTQLHHAALSSEEIADGAARNNDVLIPFGSVDPRAGFAAVERARVLAAEHGVKGFKFHPTVQGFDPSDEAYYPLYEALQEAGVVALFHTGQTGIGAGMRGGRGFKLALSNPILLDGVAADFPDLQIIMAHPSVPWQDEALSVATHKHNTWIDLSGWSPKYFPDQLVRAANSYLKRRILFGSDFPLLTPDRWIADAEKTTLKAEVMPGIMKDNAARLLGLGG; encoded by the coding sequence ATGACCCGCTACGAACCCGCGATCGATCTCGACGCGATCGAGGCCATCGACGTGCACGTGCACATCGAGGTCGATGCGCACGGTCACTCGTCGCTGCCGCCCGACCTCGTCGAGGCCGCGTCGAAGTACTTCAGCGCCGGCATCGACCGGCCCGACCTCGACGCCGTCGCGGACTACTACCGCGCGCGGCGGATGGCCGCGGTCGTCTTCACCGTCGACGCGCAGACGCAGCTGCACCATGCCGCCCTCTCCAGCGAGGAGATCGCGGACGGCGCCGCCCGCAACAACGACGTCCTGATCCCCTTCGGGTCGGTCGACCCCCGCGCGGGGTTCGCGGCGGTGGAGCGCGCGCGCGTCCTGGCAGCGGAGCACGGCGTCAAGGGGTTCAAGTTCCACCCCACGGTGCAGGGGTTCGATCCGAGCGATGAGGCGTACTACCCCCTCTACGAGGCGCTGCAGGAAGCCGGCGTCGTCGCCCTGTTCCACACGGGTCAGACGGGCATCGGCGCGGGCATGCGCGGTGGCCGCGGATTCAAGCTGGCCCTGTCGAACCCGATCCTGCTCGACGGCGTGGCGGCCGACTTCCCGGATCTGCAGATCATCATGGCGCACCCCTCCGTGCCCTGGCAGGACGAGGCCCTCTCCGTCGCGACGCACAAGCACAACACGTGGATCGACCTGTCGGGCTGGAGCCCCAAGTACTTCCCCGACCAGCTCGTGCGCGCGGCGAACTCCTACCTCAAGCGCCGGATCCTGTTCGGCTCCGACTTCCCGCTGCTGACACCCGACCGCTGGATCGCGGACGCCGAGAAGACGACGCTCAAGGCGGAGGTCATGCCGGGGATCATGAAGGACAACGCCGCCAGGCTGCTGGGCCTCGGGGGCTGA
- a CDS encoding acyl-CoA dehydrogenase family protein → MPALESDATFGIDPYGFAQTHLSAPARDALGALQRTLDSEIRPLLADAWDSATMPAEVWEKLGPLDLMRPAGVSDAEARSSMFSGFRNYVLARTDVSVATLYNAQSGLFRTTVALGGSAEQVARLDPLIASFRLTGTFALTEPDHGSDIAGGMETTARRDGDDWIISGAKRWIGAAAAVDTLAIFARDSETGDVLAFLVPRRSPGVTVTPIEGKIALRPMQNAAIRLDDVRVPETDRLQNVRGWRDVARILRAMRSDVAWIATGLQAGALDAAGRYTRERTQFGRPVAGFALVQEKLARILGNLTSSLGMVVQLSARQDAGEFADENSALAKMQTALLARRSVALAREVCGGNGLLLEHGVARFFADAEAVYSYEGTHEITALIVGRALTGESAFV, encoded by the coding sequence ATGCCGGCCCTCGAGTCGGACGCGACGTTCGGGATCGACCCGTACGGATTCGCGCAGACCCACCTCAGCGCTCCCGCGCGCGACGCCCTCGGCGCCCTCCAGCGCACCCTGGACAGCGAGATCCGCCCCCTCCTGGCCGATGCGTGGGACAGCGCGACGATGCCCGCCGAAGTGTGGGAGAAACTCGGCCCCCTCGACCTGATGCGCCCCGCGGGCGTCTCCGACGCCGAGGCGCGCAGCTCGATGTTCTCGGGATTTCGCAACTACGTCCTCGCGCGCACGGACGTGTCGGTCGCGACGCTCTATAACGCGCAGTCCGGGCTGTTCCGCACGACGGTCGCGCTCGGCGGTTCCGCCGAGCAGGTGGCACGCCTCGATCCGCTCATCGCCTCGTTCCGCCTCACCGGCACATTCGCGCTGACCGAGCCCGACCACGGCTCCGACATCGCCGGCGGCATGGAGACGACCGCCCGCCGGGACGGCGACGACTGGATCATCAGCGGGGCGAAGAGATGGATCGGTGCCGCCGCGGCCGTCGACACCCTCGCGATCTTCGCTCGCGACTCCGAGACGGGCGACGTGCTCGCCTTCCTCGTCCCCCGGCGCAGCCCCGGCGTCACGGTGACGCCCATCGAGGGCAAGATCGCGCTGCGGCCGATGCAGAACGCCGCGATCCGCCTCGACGACGTCCGCGTCCCCGAGACCGACCGGCTGCAGAACGTGCGCGGGTGGCGGGACGTCGCCCGCATCCTGCGCGCGATGCGCTCGGACGTCGCCTGGATCGCCACCGGGCTGCAGGCGGGAGCGCTGGATGCCGCGGGGCGGTACACGCGCGAACGGACGCAGTTCGGGCGCCCCGTCGCGGGCTTCGCCCTCGTGCAGGAGAAGCTCGCCCGGATCCTCGGCAATCTGACGTCCTCGCTCGGCATGGTCGTCCAGCTCTCCGCCCGCCAGGACGCGGGCGAGTTCGCCGACGAGAACTCCGCGCTCGCGAAGATGCAGACCGCGCTTCTCGCCAGACGCAGCGTCGCGCTCGCGCGCGAGGTGTGCGGCGGCAACGGGCTGCTGCTCGAGCACGGCGTCGCCCGGTTCTTCGCCGACGCCGAGGCGGTCTACTCCTATGAGGGAACGCACGAGATCACCGCCCT